The Hevea brasiliensis isolate MT/VB/25A 57/8 chromosome 9, ASM3005281v1, whole genome shotgun sequence nucleotide sequence AACTTTCTGCATTATGTCCCTCTCGGTTGCAATTAGAATAAATTAGGGATTTGTCTTTATCCCCCCCTGAATTTCGACTACCTGCTCGAATTGCAAAACTTATAGGATTGCCTCTTTCTTTCTTGGTTTGTGTCATAGTTCGCACCCGCTCTTGCTGAACAACCATAGCATAGGCACGATTCAAATTGGGCAAGGGTTCAGTGCTCAAAATATTAGAGCGCACTATTCCGTATCCTTCTTCATCCAAGCCCATCAAAAACTGATGAACTCTCTCTTCTTCACGCTTTCTTTCCAATTCAATGGTAAGATTGCATctacagcctgcacagatacaCACTGGTATCTGATCATAGTTGTTTATTTCATCCCATAACGTTTTGAGTCTTCCGAAGTAGGACACGATCGGTTGACCTTCCTGCTTACAATTCGCCAGATCCGATCTCAGTTGCTGCATTCGTGGACCATTCCCAATCGAGAACCTCTGTTTAATATCCTCTCACAGATCCTTTACATtctccatgtgagagatggtcGAGCGAAGCATCGGTTCAATGGTGTTAAACACCCAAGAAATCAGCATAGAGTTAACCGTCCACCAATCTTCGAGTTCTAATGAGTCATCTGCTGGTTGCTTGATAGATCCATCAATAAAACCATATTTCTTTTTGGCCCACAATGCATTCCGCATAGCTCACGCCCATTCTTCGTAATTCTCGCCCTTCAACTGAACTTGGGTAATCAAGTTACCTGGGTTGTCATTCGAATTCAGTGTGTAAGAACTAAAAGTTTTCTTCCCTGATCTataactctcatttttcttttcatcagccatggctctgataccatgtaaaagaactaagaaattttggaataagaattctgatgtttattgccctagaaatcaaagatatatataaaaaattacagctaataaataggttcctaatcaagctaaactatcAAAATTatatcagaatcatacaacaaaaagtaagaacagatatgcacacaaaaattcctaaacaaatgtcctaaataaatacaaaataagtGACAGCTAATAGTTGCCTTTCCAATAtgatcaataaaaaatattataggtGAATAGAGATTATATTAAGATTCATATTTATGTTGGTTGATTGAATTGATGACTGATTAagaataaattaagaaattattttattactaaaaatatatattaaaaaattatttattttatataaaaataaaaaattataattatttttttattatacataaataaagtagtttataaaacatttatgtacatttgatatatatatatatatatatatatatatatatatatatatatatatatatattttttttttttttttttttaaaatacttaACGAAGAGGTAAGCTCGTTAGGCAGAAAGTCAAAAACTTGAAAGTTTCATTCCAGCGGTAATGTCTCCATCAGCTTTATTGCTAGACCGGCAAATTAagacttgtaaaaaaaaaaaattattattttagtaaaaGTAAAGCcaccataattaaaataaaaaagaaaaaaggagagTTGGATCTAAAAGGAAGAGATTCGCTTCTGTTACTATAAATCTAATACTATATTTTGTTGAAATCGATTATGAAATTGAActcattttaaataaattttaaactaaaatttattaaaattaaattttactatttaacatgataaaatttaattaaatttcatatgatttatatttaatataattttataattaaactgtaacacccctgattttttatatattattattgggcttcgtgtaggtatcctcaattcgcggaaattcgacagttgtccgggtctgtgaatttctggccagacatcatttaaaaaaaaaaagaatggatcgaggttttggctaccccaccattgtcagcatCCCGAGCGTTCCCAAGTCggaatcgcaaaggtaaacccgaacctttctttttcgtaattttctagtgcttaaataggattgaaaatccataaaatattcggtagcttagaaaattacgattctttttaatagcttagtaatatttctaaggaccaggcgagttttataatttttagagcttatttgagcgcttttgcaaaaatgatcaataataaggactaaattgaaattttcgtattgtgatgggtgattgatttgatgggcgggaggggtgtgtgatatgattgaactgatatatggattgtgaatatagaaatacgtttttagcccttttgcgggttgggtaggtcctaggtacatgGGAGACTCTGGGATTTTGTACGACTTAGGGCGTCTTGATCTTTTCtttgcttgtattgagtcaaatttattaaatagatgtaatgtaattgtcgtgagccgggactgaccttcttcctccgcccaccgccacgagaatttgtcgtcaagtttgtgagtaaaatattaattttaattgtaatttgatattattatatgttcagatgcccatgcatcacttatatgcatatatttatgtagttaaattctaggcacgaattatgttgcattcataactgttaatgtgccatgaatgttgttgtggtaatttggagcattgtgcgtgcgttggcgtgcgtgtgatgtggtgtggactatggatagggccaggcgatccacggcttgagtaattcagacccgatccttcgaggtagtcacggcttgagtaattgggaccctcgatttggttattaagtggaagtccgagcttgagtaatttggtacgagttggatttaagagagtgtataggatcactcccatatgttatgattgatactacagtgtgtgagtgctccaaatttcctttttgatgttatgatgtgaaaatgatgtggatgttgcatttcactctacagggtgcattagttttagatagttatagagattatggttaaaattgatattttactctctgagtcgaacgctcactctgttcaaaaattttcaaagccgcaggaggatattttattcaggttaactcgcttttatacttcgcagttatttatcgatatttgtgtaattttatttactcctaaaatttccgcatgtgttagcgataattatttgaatttggtccgtaatattattatcatgttggacgtaaacttaatattttaagtctgctttgatggattggatgaggagtgagctcccatttattattatgttgatgagtatgtggagggtgagtgagctcccaatggattgtttattgtgtttctggtcgggtgagtcaaaaactccccgctggtaagtccattttagggcctgactctgtccgtttgttttcttgaaattgggcccaaatgggcctcagcattgggtaaatgaacagttaggcttactacgggcctcgggggctttaggctggcccaggtcctagtgccagtccggcccataggttgggtcgtgacataaacttcatttatctttatgttctaaatctttaataataaaataaaaattttgctttaatataaacttttaacaattaataaatatataaattaataaataaaaataaatttacatgtatTATAATATATATGGCAGGTTCCTCATACTATAAAAGAGTAAATATTTGATAGAAGAGAAGGTGGACatagaaaaaataaatgaaaaaggtgGACGAAAGTTTCATAAacgaatttgaaaataattttttttgacaataataatttattgatattaatttttaaagatatttaaatttttattaaatttaatgagaattaattttaattcatttaaattttttattaaatttaatgagaattaattttaattataatcatttttataaaattaaaattttaaattaaattatttatttatgtgaaataattttttttatttttttaaaaatttttaaatttattcactCCTAACTTAAAAGTTAATTTGTGagttaaaaatatttaaagtCTATATAATTCTGATAAGTGTCAAATATTCAAGGGATATGAGATTTTATTTCATACGtcttgtcatatgtattaattttaaaaataaaaaataattttttaatttttaaaaatttaatgaaaatttaaaaaatggcATTAAGTtatatttttcagtattttcgttTATAACAATATTTTTGTTTTCAACtattttgtaaataaaaaaacaataaaatattataattttataataaaattaaataattattttaaaaaatatttatttatagtaataaaaaataaattatattatcataaaataaataaataatagatattaaaattttggaaataaaataaaattttaaatatattttataacaatttattttttaattattaaaatatgaatatttctttaaaattttataataaaaaatgatttcctattttctataatttttcttatttgctatgagaaataaaaaaacatataatttttttaaaaaatgaaaaataaaaactgATATTTACAAATAAATAGGCACTTAGTTTTATGAAAAGCacatcaataataaaaaaataattttaaattcacaaattggaaaaaaaaatcttatttttcataattaaaaataaaacctTACAAAACATATTAGAATTTATTTTcagtgcatatttatttattttataataatataattaatttctattatatgtaaatattttttaaaataattactcattttatttatgaaaaattataatataattttgaatattgaaaattaattattgttatttaaaatatggttgaaaaataatttataagtaaaaataatgaaaaataatttaaataatttttaaattttaattaattttaaataattaaaaattaatttttcttgacatatatgaatatatatttgtataaataaagattttacaaattttttatatatcaaatatataaatatttctcACAAAGTTAAAAAAAGGGAAGAAGACGCCATAATAAAATTTGCAATTTGCAATTCCCAACTACCTATCGTCTTCTCTGAATGCACTTTTCATAATCAGATTCCACACTCTCATATACATATATTTCCGGATCTTCTCCAAATCTCCTTTCCAGaaactactctttttttttttttttgggaatttCCCAGTCCTTCGAGATGAGCACGGGAGAGCTTCTCAGCATCGAACCTCTAGAGCTCAAATTTCCATGTAAGTTCAATGGATCTGTTTTCTTGTCTACGGTTTTCTTTTATTCTTACTCTTCTCTTTTTTTCTGATTAGTTGAATTGAAGAAGCAGATCTCTTGTTCTCTTCAATTGTCCAATAAAACTGATAATTATGTTGCTTTCAAGGTATTTCCCTTCTATTTCTCTATTATTGTTTTGTTTTCGTTTTCTTTCTATGGATCTAATGTATTATCTTCTTGGGGTGAGGTAACTTTTTGTTTGGTTGTTGGGATAGTGTAGGGAAGAAGGGATTAAGCATTTTCAATGACAAATTTTCCATTTTAACAACCCATAAACGCTatataatagaattaaataatttcatattgaAAAAGTGTAGTCTGTTTCTGTTAAAATGTGAATGCAGATTTTGATTTTGCTTGCATGTTGGGGACATTCAAATCGCTAATACTTGTTGATGTTTAGGTCAAAACGACAAATCCAAAGAAGTATTGTGTTCGACCAAATGCTGGGATTGTTTTGCCTCGGTCCACATGTGATGTTATAGGTGCCTTTCTGGTGGATTTTTTGGTTTTAGTCCGTAGTTatgatttatgatgtaaatggttgttatgaatttttaaacttCGGCATTCAATCAGTTACAATGCAAGCGCAAAAGGAGGCTCCTGCTGAGATGCAATGCAAGGACAAGTTTTTGCTTCAGAGTGTGAGAACACATGATGGTGCAACTGCAAAGGATATCAATGCTGAAATGGTAATTTCATTCGATGACTTTATTTTGCATGTGAACTTTGAAGGTACTAGTTTTGGGGGTTATTACTTATGGGTATTTGGCTTGTCCAGTTCAATAAGGAGGCGGGGCATCAAGTTGAAGAGTGCAAGTTGAGAGTGCTCTATGTTTCTCCACCTCAACCGCCTTCTCCTGTTCCAGAAGGGTCTGAGGAAGGGTCTTCGCCGAGGGGTTCTGTGTCAGATAATGGAATTGCAAATGGTGCTGAGTTTTCTAATGTGAGTACTTGATGTGGCCCTTTTAGTTGATACTATTTTAAAATATGTTAACCTTTTAATCCTCAAGTTATTGATGACATGCCTTCTGTTGGTGAATACAGGCTTCAAGAGCATTTGCTGAGCGGTTTGAACCTCAAGACAAATCGTCAGAGGTAAAATTCATTTACATTTATTTGCATGATGTGGTGGATAGCTTTTCCAATACATTATATTTGCTTTTGTGATTTCAACTGTGCCCATCTCTGTTCTGTTATGCCTTTTCTTTCTTTGTCAACGACAAGAAATAGCCAATATTGTTCCATGGACCAGACTGAGCACTTGGCAACTGTCTTTAAGTGATAGACTAGTCAGTATACACCTACAGGAtcattttgtttaacttatttgtaTTTAGCATTAGAAGCATTGCCCATTATTTTTAACTGTTGAAGTGATTTCTTTTGCAAGGGTGATTAGGATAGTTTTTATTATAGTTTCAAGCAATCATCTGTGTATCGCGTTTGTCAATTTCCATGATTGACCAGTGAGAAAACTTGATATTGTTGAATGAAAACACTCCAAATTGTGAGTTTCTCTAAACAAGGTTTGAGCTTCATCATGTCTTTATCTGTTTTTACTTTTCTGAATCTTCCCTAAGGTTAAAAATGAGATTCTGGTGTGTTTTCCCCAAAAGAATTTCTTTTCAGATAGAAATTTTATGAAAGTCATTAAAAATTTTCTGAATCCAATATTTAATTCTTCAGAATCCTATTACTTTCCTGCCTACAAAATATCAAGATAGACTAGACAGACCACAATTCACGGTAACAGTAACACTAGCAGGCACCTTTCTATCTCTGACCAATGACTAATTTGTGCTTTTTATAACAAATTTTATCGATTCCATTTAACTGAGGTCAATGCCAGCCACTACAATACTTGTTGAACCTGTGTTAAATCGATTGTTGTTGTCTTGTTGAGGAGTGAGGGCAAGTTGAGCTTTGTTTCATATTCTACCCAGCCAGTTTCTAACAGTGCTATTTTCTGGCTTAAAGTATCTTGTGTGGGCTgctaattttgtgtcatggtaaGCTTCTATTTGAGTTATTGTTATATGCACGATACATAGGTATACTGACCTAATTTAAACAATTCTCTTGGTTGTGGCTTGATTGACTGAGGACTAGAACTGAACTTGAGTCCAATTGCTGTTATTCAAAGTTAATTATGACTTATGAGTTGTGACACAAAGGATATGCACATTTGGGTATGCTTGTTTGAGGACATAGCGAAGGAATTAATTGGACACACGAAGGTGTAAAATGATAATTACTTGCACGTGTTAGGTGTTAATAGCCTCATTCATAGGTTGTGAAAATTTAGACCAGTAGACAGAAAGTTCTGGAAGATGATTTTAACATTCTAATGGGGTCTGGCAGTGGCATCTGGCAATTTCCATGAAGGTGGTGTTGTAAAGGACAAGATGAAAGCCATGTCAATGGCTTAGAATCCAATGCATCTCTGTTTTCCTTGAGGATAGGTTGGATGGTAAAATCATGGTATTATCCTATTTGGTTGTATGACTCTCTGGTGTATTTACCggtaaaataaagaaaataataggaAGATGAAGGCGGTACAGGTCTGGATATTGGCACAGACATGATATTTTGTGTTATGGAGATGTGAACTTAAATGGCGTTAACTGATGAACATGAATTCTCGTTGCTTTAAAAAAATGGTGGACCTGAATTGACTGCTAATTTTGGTACAAAATGGGGGTTGGGGGGTGGGCGAAGTGTTAAGGTTAACAATGGGTGCTTTCCTACTTCTTTATCTGTTTTACACAGTTGTTTTAGGCTTTAGCCAGGTTTTGGATCTATTACAGGTGTGCCATGGTT carries:
- the LOC110667609 gene encoding vesicle-associated protein 1-2, whose protein sequence is MSTGELLSIEPLELKFPFELKKQISCSLQLSNKTDNYVAFKVKTTNPKKYCVRPNAGIVLPRSTCDVIVTMQAQKEAPAEMQCKDKFLLQSVRTHDGATAKDINAEMFNKEAGHQVEECKLRVLYVSPPQPPSPVPEGSEEGSSPRGSVSDNGIANGAEFSNASRAFAERFEPQDKSSEAKALILKLTDEKNSAIQQNTKLRQELELLKREGSKNRAGVSFMFVIFVGLLGIILGYLMKKS